In a single window of the Elaeis guineensis isolate ETL-2024a chromosome 6, EG11, whole genome shotgun sequence genome:
- the LOC105047614 gene encoding LOW QUALITY PROTEIN: DCD domain-containing protein NRP-B (The sequence of the model RefSeq protein was modified relative to this genomic sequence to represent the inferred CDS: inserted 1 base in 1 codon): protein MEANNKEFWQFSDQXRLQTINLANLSIGDSIWSDSYLKRTDERRNLENPTGPSDLGWKMGFGNQKLAFGNSSSQRINNTNSNNNSGGNNGGMKNGNFVSNGYNNNNGADGVIKNYFSKGTGKSVNHGHGGNSGKKNNGHDGNGWSGKKKNNNNGNNSNNNNNNNGAADKRFKTLPPSESLPRNEAVGGYIFVCNNDTMEENLRRQLFGLPSRYRDSVRAITPGLPLFLYNYSTHQLHGIFEAASFGGTNIDPTAWGDKKCPGESRFPAQVRVVTRKVCDPLEEDAFRPILHHYDGPKFRLELSVPEALALLDIFAVNNA, encoded by the exons ATGGAGGCCAACAACAAGGAGTTCTGGCAGTTCAGTGATC TCCGGCTCCAGACGATCAACTTAGCCAACCTTTCAATCGGGGATAGCATCTGGAGCGACTCGTATTTGAAGAGGACCGACGAGCGCCGAAACTTGGAGAATCCCACCGGGCCGTCCGATCTCGGCTGGAAGATGGGATTCGGGAATCAGAAGCTGGCGTTCGGGAATAGCAGCAGTCAAAGGATCAACAATACCAATTCCAACAACAATAGCGGTGGGAATAACGGTGGAATGAAGAATGGGAATTTTGTGAGTAATGGTTACAACAATAATAATGGTGCCGACGGGGTGATCAAGAATTATTTTAGCAAGGGGACTGGGAAGTCCGTGAATCACGGACATGGTGGGAATAGTGGGAAGAAGAATAATGGTCATGATGGCAACGGTTGgagtgggaagaagaagaataacaaTAACGGGAATAACAGCAATaacaacaacaataacaacggAGCGGCGGATAAGCGATTCAAGACGCTGCCGCCGTCGGAGTCGCTGCCGAGGAATGAAGCGGTGGGCGGTTACATCTTCGTCTGCAACAACGACACCATGGAGGAGAATCTCAGGAGGCAGCTCTTTG GTCTGCCATCAAGGTACAGAGACTCGGTCCGAGCGATAACACCAGGGCTGCCTCTTTTCCTCTACAATTACTCCACCCATCAGCTCCATGGGATTTTTGAG GCGGCTAGCTTTGGAGGAACCAACATCGATCCGACGGCTTGGGGGGACAAGAAATGCCCTGGGGAATCCCGCTTCCCGGCCCAG GTGAGAGTAGTGACAAGGAAGGTCTGTGATCCACTGGAGGAGGATGCCTTCCGCCCTATCCTTCATCACTATGATGGCCCCAAGTTTCGGCTGGAGCTCAGTGTACCTGAG GCTCTGGCTCTCCTTGATATATTTGCGGTAAACAATGCTTGA